GGGACGTCTACCGCACCATGGCCTGCGGCATTGCCGGGCTGTCGGTGGCGGCGGATTCCCTGTCGGCCATCAAATACGCCACGGTAAAACCGGTGCGCGACCACACCGGACTGGCGGTCGATTTTGTCATCGAAGGCGACTATCCGCAGTACGGCAACAACGACGATCGCGTGGACAGCATTGCCTGCGACCTGGTGGAGCGCTTTATGAAGAAGATCCAGGCGCTGCCGACATACCGCAACGCGGTGCCGACGCAGTCGATCCTGACCATCACCTCCAATGTGGTTTACGGGCAGAAGACCGGCAACACGCCGGATGGACGCCGCGGTGGTACGCCGTTTGCACCGGGGGCCAACCCGATGCACGGGCGTGACAGAAAAGGGGCGGTGGCGTCGTTAACCTCGGTCGCCAAGCTGCCGTTCACCTATGCGAAAGACGGGATCTCCTACACCTTCTCCATCGTGCCGCAGGCGCTGGGCAAGGACGAGCCGGTGCGCAAAAACAACCTTGTCGGGCTGCTGGACGGGTACTTCCACCACGAAGCGGCCATTGAGGGCGGTCAGCACCTGAACGTCAACGTGATGAACCGGGAGATGCTGCTGGATGCGATTGCCCATCCGGAGAACTACCCGAACCTGACGATCCGTGTTTCAGGCTATGCGGTGCGGTTTAACGCCCTGACGCGCGAGCAGCAGCAGGACGTGATTTCGAGGACGTTTACGCAGGCGATGTAATTCCGGCTGCCTTCAAGCCTCCTCGTTTGAGGAGGCTTTTAATTTCGTGAACACCGTCACTTTTAGAAAATAACCTCTTTATCGAATCCACCAAAAGCAAAATTTCCTCCAAACGAAGAAAACCCTTATTAAAGTTGTGACTTTTTTCTCCCGCGCTCCGGATATGATCTCCCCATACCAATAACACACACCTGCACTCTCTGACTCGCCATCGCTGGCGGTCGGAACCTTATAAAAACAACTAGTTACCCTACAAAATAAGCGAGTGCCCAATGAATATGGCAACAAACAGCAATGTGATTGTGAGTGATTCCCCTGCGGCAAGGCGGGCGGGAATGAGCGAAAGCGAATGGCGAGAGGCGATCAAATTCGACAGTACCGATACGGGCTGGGTCATCATGAGTATTGGGATGGCTATCGGCGCGGGGATTGTTTTTCTCCCGGTGCAGGTCGGATTAATGGGGCTGTGGGTCTTTTTGCTCTCGTCGATTATTGGCTATCCGGCCATGTACCTGTTCCAGCGCCTGTTTATTAATACGCTGGCGGAATCCCCGGAATGTAAAGACTACCCGAGCGTCATTAGCGGTTATTTAGGTAAAAACTGGGGCATCTTGTTGGGTGCGCTTTATTTCGTGATGCTGGTGATCTGGATGTTTGTCTATTCTACGGCTATCACCAACGACAGCGCATCTTATTTGCACACCTTCGGCGTGACCGACGGTTTGTTATCTGAAAATCCGTTCTACGGTTTATTCCTGATCTGCATTCTGGTCGCCATTTCGTCGCGCGGTGAAAAGCTGCTGTTTAAAGTCTCCAGCCTGATGGTGCTGACCAAATTATTTGTGGTGGCGGCGCTGGGTCTTTCGATGATTGGACTCTGGCATTTAGCCAACGTCGGCATGCTGCCACCGATGGGGCTGCTGATTAAAAATGCCATTATTACGCTGCCCTTTACCTTAACCTCCATTCTGTTTATTCAGACCTTAAGCCCGATGGTAATTTCCTATCGGTCGCGGGAAAAATCCGTTGAGGTGGCGCGTCATAAAGCGCTGCGGGCGATGAATATTGCTTTCGGCGTGCTGTTTGTCACGGTCTTTTTCTACGCGGTCTCCTTCACACTGGCGATGGGGCACGACGAGGCGGTGAAAGCCTACGAGCAGAACATTTCTGCCCTGGCAATCGCGGCACAGTTTATCAGCGGCGACGGCGCGGGCTGGGTCAAAATCGTCAGCGTGATCCTCAATATCTTCGCTGTGATGACCGCCTTCTTCGGCGTCTATCTCGGCTTTCGCGAGGCGACGCAGGGCATCGTAATGAATATCCTGCGCCGCAAAATGCCGGTGAAGAAAATCAATGAAAACACCGTCCAGCGCGGGATTATGCTCTTCGCGATCCTGCTGGCCTGGAGCGCGATTGTATTAAACGCGCCGGTGCTGAGCTTCACCTCCATCTGTAGCCCTATTTTCGGGATGGTGGGCTGCTTAATTCCGGCGTGGCTGGTCTACAAAGTGCCCGCACTTCATAAATATAAAGGCGTATCGCTGGTGATTATTGTGATTACCGGGCTGCTGCTTTGTGTTTCTCCTTTCCTCGCCTTCTCATGAGGTTAAATAAGGTCGTAACGATGTCTGAGCAAATTAATCCTTTATGGAACCATTTTATTCGCGCCGTGCAGGAAGAGGTAAAGCCTGCGCTGGGGTGTACCGAACCCGTCTCGCTGGCGCTGGCCTGCGCCATGGCTGCCGGACAGCT
The sequence above is a segment of the Enterobacter hormaechei ATCC 49162 genome. Coding sequences within it:
- a CDS encoding amino acid permease, whose translation is MNMATNSNVIVSDSPAARRAGMSESEWREAIKFDSTDTGWVIMSIGMAIGAGIVFLPVQVGLMGLWVFLLSSIIGYPAMYLFQRLFINTLAESPECKDYPSVISGYLGKNWGILLGALYFVMLVIWMFVYSTAITNDSASYLHTFGVTDGLLSENPFYGLFLICILVAISSRGEKLLFKVSSLMVLTKLFVVAALGLSMIGLWHLANVGMLPPMGLLIKNAIITLPFTLTSILFIQTLSPMVISYRSREKSVEVARHKALRAMNIAFGVLFVTVFFYAVSFTLAMGHDEAVKAYEQNISALAIAAQFISGDGAGWVKIVSVILNIFAVMTAFFGVYLGFREATQGIVMNILRRKMPVKKINENTVQRGIMLFAILLAWSAIVLNAPVLSFTSICSPIFGMVGCLIPAWLVYKVPALHKYKGVSLVIIVITGLLLCVSPFLAFS